A single window of Candidatus Bathyarchaeota archaeon DNA harbors:
- a CDS encoding 50S ribosomal protein L1 — protein sequence MPLDKKTIMEALKQVREKSKKRNFSQSVELIINLQDVDPKKPEGRIQQTIELPNGLGKSAKVCVIATGEMALKAKKAGADYVLTREELEGMAGDKKKQRQLAKNYDFFLAEAPLMPLIGKILGPILGPRGKMPTPVPPGADVKPLIERMRKTVMVRVRGQPVLHCKVGTEEMKDEEITENVLAVIHSLEGKLKRGLRNISSVYLKLTMGEPVKIKP from the coding sequence ATGCCACTTGACAAGAAAACAATAATGGAAGCATTAAAACAAGTCCGTGAGAAGAGTAAGAAGAGGAATTTCTCTCAGTCAGTAGAGCTTATTATAAACCTTCAAGACGTGGACCCGAAAAAGCCGGAAGGTAGAATACAGCAGACAATTGAACTGCCAAACGGACTTGGAAAATCAGCGAAAGTTTGCGTAATAGCAACCGGAGAAATGGCTTTAAAAGCAAAAAAGGCCGGTGCAGACTACGTTTTAACAAGAGAAGAACTTGAAGGAATGGCTGGAGATAAAAAGAAGCAGAGGCAACTAGCCAAAAACTACGACTTCTTCTTGGCTGAAGCTCCTCTTATGCCATTAATAGGAAAGATTTTGGGGCCAATCCTTGGGCCTAGAGGAAAAATGCCTACTCCGGTTCCGCCTGGAGCCGATGTTAAGCCGCTAATTGAAAGAATGCGGAAAACAGTTATGGTTAGGGTTAGAGGCCAACCGGTTCTACACTGCAAAGTTGGAACCGAAGAGATGAAGGATGAGGAAATAACGGAAAACGTTTTGGCCGTTATTCACAGTTTGGAAGGCAAACTTAAAAGAGGCCTAAGGAACATTAGTTCGGTTTACCTCAAACTTACGATGGGAGAGCCCGTTAAGATAAAGCCGTAA
- a CDS encoding 50S ribosomal protein L11, producing MGEKKVIEALVPGGQATAGPPLGPALGPLGVNVMAIVNRINELTKDFAGMKVPVKITVDVETKEFEVEVGTPTTSALIIKELGIDKGSGDPGKQKVGNLTIQQIIKIAKMKRLELLAKNLKKAAKEILGSCVSMGITVEGKDPREVQREIDEGKYDEIFQEEEKAES from the coding sequence ATGGGAGAGAAAAAGGTTATAGAAGCACTGGTTCCAGGCGGACAGGCAACAGCTGGGCCGCCGCTCGGCCCCGCACTTGGACCTTTAGGAGTAAACGTGATGGCAATAGTGAACAGAATAAATGAATTAACGAAAGATTTTGCCGGAATGAAGGTTCCAGTGAAAATTACAGTTGATGTTGAAACAAAGGAATTTGAGGTTGAAGTTGGAACACCTACAACTTCGGCTTTGATTATTAAAGAATTGGGAATCGATAAAGGCTCCGGAGACCCCGGCAAACAGAAAGTTGGAAATCTAACAATACAGCAGATCATTAAAATTGCAAAGATGAAACGTTTAGAGCTTTTGGCCAAAAACTTGAAGAAAGCTGCGAAGGAGATTTTAGGCAGCTGTGTGAGCATGGGGATAACTGTTGAAGGCAAAGACCCCCGGGAAGTTCAGAGAGAAATAGATGAAGGAAAGTATGACGAAATCTTCCAAGAGGAAGAAAAAGCAGAATCTTAG
- a CDS encoding transcription elongation factor Spt5 has protein sequence MEENKEKKSKGKKFSTSIFAVRTTAGQEKNVANLVAARVELKNLPVKAILVPEGLKGYIFVEAEGPHFVEEAIAGIKHVRSRVQYGKVDFEEVESYIVSKPIIEELSENDIVEVIGGPFKGMRAKITRIDKAKSEVTLELLEATFTLPITVHADYVKLVEKAKKGE, from the coding sequence ATGGAAGAGAACAAAGAAAAGAAGAGCAAAGGAAAAAAATTTTCAACTTCAATATTCGCTGTGAGAACAACTGCGGGGCAAGAGAAGAACGTAGCAAACCTTGTAGCCGCAAGAGTTGAATTAAAAAATCTTCCAGTAAAAGCCATACTTGTACCGGAAGGCTTAAAGGGATACATTTTCGTTGAGGCTGAAGGCCCTCATTTTGTGGAAGAAGCAATAGCTGGAATAAAGCATGTACGCTCAAGAGTCCAGTATGGCAAAGTGGACTTCGAAGAAGTGGAAAGCTACATAGTTTCAAAGCCAATAATAGAAGAACTCAGCGAAAACGATATAGTTGAAGTGATTGGAGGCCCATTTAAGGGAATGAGAGCAAAAATAACTAGAATAGACAAGGCGAAATCTGAAGTAACTCTAGAACTCTTGGAAGCCACATTCACACTTCCAATAACTGTTCACGCAGACTACGTTAAACTTGTTGAAAAAGCCAAAAAAGGTGAATGA
- a CDS encoding protein translocase SEC61 complex subunit gamma, giving the protein MGVRSFLSSCSRLLKTARKPSRSELWLSLKICTLGMVAVGGIGFIIAFISFLLGAPTQVTQT; this is encoded by the coding sequence ATGGGCGTAAGGTCTTTCCTATCCTCATGTTCGCGGCTGTTAAAAACAGCTAGGAAACCGTCAAGAAGTGAGCTTTGGCTGTCTCTGAAAATATGCACATTAGGCATGGTGGCAGTTGGAGGAATAGGCTTCATCATAGCCTTCATCTCCTTCCTACTGGGTGCTCCAACGCAAGTTACTCAAACCTAA
- a CDS encoding ornithine carbamoyltransferase: MKPRHLINFKNWNSEELLEIIDKSIEIKRNPEKYCNALEGKSLAMIFQKTSTRTRVSFEVAMTQLGGHAIFLDWRATQFVLADIRDETSYLSRNVDCIMARLLKNADLQLMAEASLVPVINGCDEKYHPCQALTDLMTMKEKKGRLEGLKLVYIGVHNNVCNSLIEACTKLGVEITTVTPIIHEPALDEEIIEQAKKTGLYKTEKDVKKAVRDADFVYTDTWIDMELFLDPKFKEEKEKRIKLMMPYQVNSQLLAESKALIMHDMPIHRGYEISGEAVESERSIIYEQAENRLYTAKAILLKLLGKL; encoded by the coding sequence ATGAAACCCAGACACCTAATCAACTTTAAAAACTGGAACAGCGAAGAACTTCTTGAAATAATTGATAAGTCGATAGAAATTAAAAGGAATCCCGAAAAATACTGTAATGCATTAGAGGGCAAATCTTTAGCAATGATTTTTCAAAAAACATCCACAAGAACTAGGGTTTCATTTGAAGTTGCCATGACTCAACTTGGCGGACACGCCATATTCTTGGACTGGAGAGCAACCCAGTTTGTTTTGGCTGACATACGTGACGAAACAAGTTATCTTTCAAGAAATGTTGACTGCATAATGGCCAGATTACTAAAAAATGCTGACTTACAATTAATGGCTGAAGCGTCGCTTGTCCCAGTCATAAATGGATGCGACGAAAAATATCATCCATGCCAAGCCTTAACAGACTTAATGACCATGAAGGAGAAGAAGGGCCGCTTAGAAGGCTTAAAACTTGTCTACATAGGCGTTCACAACAATGTTTGTAACTCGTTGATAGAGGCATGCACAAAGCTTGGAGTAGAAATTACAACTGTAACGCCAATCATCCATGAACCAGCATTAGACGAGGAAATAATTGAACAAGCAAAGAAAACAGGCCTATACAAGACTGAAAAGGACGTCAAAAAAGCAGTTAGAGACGCAGACTTCGTTTATACGGACACGTGGATTGACATGGAGCTCTTCTTAGACCCAAAATTCAAAGAGGAGAAGGAAAAACGAATTAAACTTATGATGCCCTACCAAGTTAACAGCCAACTGCTTGCTGAAAGCAAAGCTCTAATCATGCATGACATGCCAATTCACAGAGGATACGAAATAAGCGGCGAGGCAGTTGAAAGCGAACGTTCAATAATCTACGAACAGGCTGAAAATAGGCTTTACACGGCAAAAGCAATATTATTAAAGCTTCTGGGGAAACTGTGA
- the ftsY gene encoding signal recognition particle-docking protein FtsY produces MFEKLKARLNSLVNKITTTELKAEQLQPILEEFKLSLVENDVAFPVAEKICEELGKRLEGLQVKRLEDKRKIVKENLQQVLLEILNTGEKIDLLKMAEEKRKKGEPLVIVFVGINGTGKTTTIAKIAKMFSKKGFSVVLACSDTYRAGSIEQLGEHARRLGIRMIKHTYGADPAAVAYDATNYAKAHGINAVLIDTAGRIQTDRNLMNKLAKIKRVINPDLTILVVDALTGNDAVMQAEEFNKAVGIDGTVLTKVDADVKGGSALSVTYVTGKPIIYIGTGQTYEDLERFNPEMFVEMILK; encoded by the coding sequence GTGTTCGAAAAACTGAAGGCAAGACTTAACAGCCTAGTAAACAAAATAACAACAACAGAATTAAAAGCGGAGCAACTGCAGCCAATCCTAGAAGAATTCAAACTAAGCCTGGTGGAAAACGACGTCGCCTTCCCAGTAGCCGAAAAAATATGCGAAGAACTCGGCAAACGCCTAGAAGGACTACAAGTAAAACGATTAGAAGATAAAAGGAAAATAGTGAAAGAAAATCTGCAACAAGTTCTACTTGAGATACTGAACACAGGCGAAAAAATCGACTTGCTCAAAATGGCTGAAGAAAAAAGAAAGAAAGGCGAACCGCTCGTAATAGTCTTTGTTGGAATAAACGGAACAGGAAAAACCACAACCATAGCTAAAATTGCAAAAATGTTCTCCAAGAAAGGATTTTCAGTTGTTCTGGCTTGCAGCGACACCTATAGAGCTGGCTCAATAGAACAACTCGGAGAACACGCTAGACGTTTAGGAATAAGAATGATAAAGCATACATACGGGGCTGACCCAGCTGCAGTAGCCTACGACGCAACAAACTATGCAAAGGCACATGGAATAAACGCAGTATTAATCGACACTGCCGGAAGAATACAAACCGATAGAAACTTAATGAACAAACTCGCCAAGATTAAACGTGTCATAAATCCCGACCTAACCATACTAGTAGTCGATGCTTTAACAGGAAACGATGCAGTCATGCAAGCTGAAGAATTCAATAAAGCTGTAGGAATCGACGGAACAGTTTTAACCAAAGTTGACGCCGACGTGAAAGGAGGCTCAGCGCTAAGCGTAACTTACGTTACTGGAAAACCCATAATCTACATTGGAACAGGTCAGACATACGAGGATTTGGAAAGATTTAACCCCGAAATGTTTGTTGAAATGATTTTGAAATAG
- a CDS encoding prefoldin subunit alpha, translated as MSKEDEEAFRKIATEIRLLETTVDSIQSRINFVNAALTELNYAKMNLEGLEKEKVETSLLVPIGGGSYVKAKIESKDTVVVGIGAGVAIEKTTKEAKETLSKRIEQLEKLLGRLQQQLAQIAQKIQEDRAKLEEISQRIARGQRPSVRKTEGKT; from the coding sequence TTGTCGAAAGAAGATGAAGAAGCATTTAGGAAAATAGCTACAGAAATTCGATTATTGGAGACTACAGTCGACTCCATACAGTCAAGAATAAACTTCGTAAACGCCGCCCTAACAGAACTAAACTATGCAAAAATGAATTTGGAGGGCTTAGAAAAAGAGAAAGTTGAAACGTCACTTCTCGTTCCAATCGGCGGAGGCTCATATGTCAAAGCTAAAATCGAAAGCAAAGACACGGTTGTTGTAGGAATAGGAGCCGGAGTAGCAATTGAGAAAACAACAAAAGAAGCTAAGGAAACACTTTCGAAAAGAATAGAGCAACTTGAAAAACTTCTCGGAAGATTACAGCAGCAACTCGCCCAAATAGCACAGAAAATTCAAGAGGACAGAGCTAAACTTGAGGAAATATCACAGAGAATAGCTCGGGGGCAACGGCCAAGTGTTCGAAAAACTGAAGGCAAGACTTAA
- a CDS encoding 50S ribosomal protein L18a — MSEVKIFRVIGRITKPNFRTDFEKEVRALKPEQAMEKVYMELGSKHRVKRFHIKILKVEEIKPEEAEDPIIRKLALGE; from the coding sequence ATGAGTGAAGTTAAAATATTCCGTGTGATTGGAAGAATAACTAAGCCGAATTTTAGAACGGATTTTGAAAAGGAAGTTAGAGCCTTAAAGCCTGAACAAGCCATGGAAAAAGTTTACATGGAATTAGGAAGCAAACACAGGGTTAAAAGATTCCATATAAAAATTTTAAAGGTTGAAGAAATAAAGCCTGAAGAAGCTGAAGACCCAATAATAAGAAAGTTAGCTTTAGGAGAATAA
- a CDS encoding translation initiation factor IF-6: MGIYLLSLFGTASIGVYTIANEKFVMVPKPAPETKAKKLEKWLKVPLIRTNVGNSVLLGALVCANSYGMLLPHFILDEEIKEIKAVAKDLNIQVMETKRTAYGNMVLANDKGAIVDPRLKPQEVKIISDVLDVEAVQGEIAGLPYVGSLAIATNKGVLAHPLIREEERKLIEEVLKVPVDVGTVNCGIPYIATGLIGNSRNVVAGSLTTGPEMFIIGNILNVVEENE; the protein is encoded by the coding sequence TTGGGAATATACCTCCTCAGCCTTTTCGGAACAGCCAGCATAGGCGTCTATACAATTGCAAATGAAAAATTTGTGATGGTTCCAAAACCAGCTCCAGAAACAAAAGCGAAAAAACTTGAAAAATGGCTGAAAGTCCCGCTGATAAGAACGAACGTTGGAAACTCCGTCTTATTGGGAGCACTAGTATGCGCAAACTCCTACGGCATGCTCTTACCCCATTTCATTTTGGACGAAGAAATCAAAGAGATTAAAGCAGTCGCAAAGGATTTGAACATTCAAGTTATGGAAACAAAGCGGACTGCTTATGGAAACATGGTTTTAGCAAACGATAAAGGGGCAATAGTTGACCCTAGACTTAAACCTCAAGAAGTTAAAATCATTTCAGACGTTTTAGACGTTGAGGCTGTACAAGGCGAAATAGCCGGACTGCCTTACGTTGGCTCTTTAGCCATAGCAACAAATAAAGGAGTACTAGCACATCCATTAATTAGAGAGGAAGAACGAAAACTTATAGAGGAAGTTTTAAAGGTTCCAGTTGACGTAGGAACAGTTAACTGTGGAATACCCTACATTGCAACAGGCCTAATAGGGAACAGCCGAAACGTGGTTGCAGGTTCCCTAACAACTGGGCCTGAAATGTTCATAATCGGAAACATCCTAAATGTGGTGGAAGAAAATGAGTGA
- a CDS encoding 50S ribosomal protein L31e, giving the protein MPEEEIVEERIYTIPLREAWRSPRKNRTPRAMRLIRNFIQRHMKIGLKVGLEEEEEEEGRLIISNEVNEWVWRRGIEKPPRKVRVRAVKDKDGNVTVYLAEGD; this is encoded by the coding sequence ATTCCAGAAGAAGAAATTGTTGAAGAAAGAATATACACCATTCCTTTACGTGAAGCATGGAGAAGCCCACGTAAGAATAGGACTCCGAGGGCAATGCGCCTAATTAGGAACTTTATTCAACGCCACATGAAAATAGGTTTAAAGGTTGGCCTTGAAGAAGAGGAAGAAGAGGAAGGCCGCCTGATTATAAGTAATGAAGTTAATGAGTGGGTTTGGCGTAGGGGAATAGAGAAGCCCCCGAGGAAGGTGAGGGTTAGGGCTGTAAAGGATAAGGACGGAAACGTCACAGTTTATCTCGCTGAAGGAGACTAA
- a CDS encoding 50S ribosomal protein L39e gives MARNKPTAKKRRLIKAGKQRQAVPTWVIAKTNGKVRTHPKKKHWRRSKIRA, from the coding sequence ATGGCCAGAAATAAGCCAACAGCCAAAAAGAGAAGACTCATAAAAGCCGGAAAACAAAGACAAGCCGTCCCAACGTGGGTAATAGCAAAAACAAATGGAAAAGTTAGAACTCACCCCAAAAAGAAGCATTGGAGAAGGAGCAAGATAAGGGCATAA
- a CDS encoding DNA-binding protein, with amino-acid sequence MAEDQELEEIRRRKMLELQQKLAEEQRRIQMQQQIEMQKQAILRRILTPQARQRLTNIKIVRPEFASQLEIQLIQLAQAGKLRIPVTDEQLKIILKHLQPQKREFKIRRI; translated from the coding sequence TTGGCTGAAGACCAAGAGCTTGAGGAAATTCGCAGAAGAAAAATGCTTGAACTACAGCAGAAACTAGCGGAAGAACAGAGAAGAATACAAATGCAACAGCAAATAGAAATGCAAAAACAGGCGATTCTAAGGCGGATACTTACACCTCAAGCTAGACAACGCCTAACAAACATCAAAATAGTCAGACCGGAATTCGCCTCTCAACTTGAAATCCAGCTAATCCAACTCGCCCAAGCTGGAAAATTGAGAATCCCAGTAACAGATGAACAACTAAAAATAATCCTTAAACATTTACAACCACAAAAACGCGAATTCAAAATTAGGAGAATATAA
- a CDS encoding 30S ribosomal protein S19e, with amino-acid sequence MPTPHDVPASILIERLAKYLKDNVTEVEPPPWAEFVKTGSHKERPPQNPDWWFTRCASLLRKIYLKGPIGVEHLRAEYGGRKDFGARPEHVRKGGGAIIRKALQQLEAAGLIETVKGKGRIISREGRRLLDRLSTEIKKELEKQIPELKKY; translated from the coding sequence TTGCCGACCCCTCATGATGTTCCAGCTTCAATCCTCATTGAAAGGTTAGCCAAATACTTAAAGGATAACGTAACGGAGGTTGAGCCTCCGCCTTGGGCTGAATTCGTAAAAACTGGCAGCCACAAGGAAAGGCCTCCGCAGAACCCAGACTGGTGGTTTACAAGATGCGCTTCCTTGCTTCGCAAAATTTACTTAAAGGGGCCAATAGGCGTTGAGCATTTGAGGGCAGAGTATGGAGGAAGAAAAGACTTCGGTGCGAGACCCGAACATGTCCGTAAAGGCGGAGGAGCAATTATCCGTAAAGCCCTTCAACAGTTGGAAGCCGCCGGCCTAATAGAAACAGTAAAGGGGAAGGGACGCATAATTTCACGTGAAGGAAGACGTCTACTGGACAGGTTGTCAACTGAGATAAAGAAGGAGTTAGAAAAGCAAATTCCAGAACTTAAAAAGTATTAG
- a CDS encoding YhbY family RNA-binding protein, producing the protein MATPRMRRRIKREFSMEKATVRIGKNGITPTVLSEIEKQLDKNEVVKIKILKSALAEKKAKEVASEVTAKVEATLVEVRGHTFTLYRKKKFTI; encoded by the coding sequence ATGGCAACTCCTAGAATGAGGCGTAGAATAAAACGTGAATTCAGCATGGAAAAGGCTACAGTACGCATTGGAAAAAATGGCATAACACCAACCGTTTTAAGTGAAATAGAAAAGCAGCTTGACAAGAACGAAGTGGTAAAGATTAAGATTTTGAAGTCAGCTTTGGCTGAAAAGAAGGCTAAAGAAGTTGCATCAGAAGTTACGGCCAAAGTTGAAGCTACTCTAGTGGAGGTCAGAGGCCACACATTCACTTTATATAGAAAGAAAAAATTTACTATTTGA
- a CDS encoding ribonuclease P has translation MNCRGFLGLVDPETRRIALERIHILFRLARETIHEDKALAQRYVQIARRLAMAARVKLPREYRRQVCRHCKSFILPGVNCRVRIQQRREPHVVITCLECGKHMRIPLRKRRRKSINSKFKS, from the coding sequence ATTAATTGTAGAGGCTTCCTCGGCTTGGTTGACCCAGAGACTAGGCGTATTGCATTAGAGCGTATACACATACTGTTTAGATTAGCCCGTGAAACTATTCATGAAGATAAGGCCTTGGCTCAACGTTACGTTCAGATAGCCAGACGTTTAGCCATGGCGGCCAGAGTTAAACTTCCACGTGAATATAGACGGCAAGTTTGTAGGCATTGTAAAAGCTTTATACTGCCAGGCGTAAACTGTCGAGTTCGCATCCAGCAACGTCGGGAACCTCACGTGGTGATAACGTGCCTAGAATGCGGAAAACATATGCGAATTCCTTTGAGAAAGAGAAGAAGGAAAAGTATTAACAGCAAGTTTAAAAGTTAA
- a CDS encoding 16S rRNA methyltransferase, with the protein MLTLILAESALETVPEEIQNHPSILKQARAKDKRPNQIILDRSYHHHAMLKLPNNEKRGRPDIVHFSLLSALGTPLNLEGLLKVYVHTIANYVIDVNPKVRLPRNYNRFVGLMEQLFQYGRVPPKSGEPLLKLEKKTLKELITQVNPVYVLAFTRKGKMQTLEKAVSKLAEKENSAVIVGGFPHGSFSEETLKLADETACIDPETLEAWTVTARIIYEYEKIIGIPQKRTLK; encoded by the coding sequence TTGCTAACCCTAATTCTAGCCGAGTCCGCACTTGAAACAGTTCCCGAAGAAATTCAGAATCACCCATCCATTCTAAAACAGGCAAGAGCGAAGGATAAGAGGCCAAACCAAATAATCCTCGACCGTTCTTACCATCATCATGCAATGCTTAAACTTCCAAACAACGAGAAAAGAGGCCGCCCAGACATAGTTCATTTCAGCCTCCTTTCAGCACTTGGAACACCCCTTAACTTGGAAGGTCTCCTAAAAGTCTACGTACACACAATAGCCAACTACGTAATAGATGTCAATCCAAAGGTTAGACTTCCGAGAAACTACAATCGCTTCGTAGGGTTGATGGAACAACTCTTCCAATATGGCCGTGTCCCGCCCAAGAGCGGGGAACCACTGTTAAAACTTGAAAAGAAGACACTAAAAGAACTAATAACTCAAGTAAATCCAGTTTATGTCCTAGCATTTACACGTAAAGGAAAAATGCAAACCCTAGAAAAGGCTGTTTCAAAATTAGCTGAAAAAGAAAATTCAGCTGTAATTGTTGGAGGCTTTCCCCACGGCAGTTTTTCAGAAGAAACCCTAAAACTCGCCGATGAAACTGCTTGCATAGACCCGGAAACCCTTGAAGCGTGGACGGTAACGGCAAGAATAATATACGAATACGAAAAAATTATTGGAATTCCGCAAAAGAGAACTCTGAAGTGA
- a CDS encoding NAD(P)H-dependent oxidoreductase → MSNEINVLIVYDSGTGNTEKMAFAVAEGAKEVEGAKVTVKRADKTKLEDLLKADAIIVGSPTYYGQMSSKIKALFDKSVEVHGELEGKVGAAFTSSGGTATGAETTLLSIIKAMLIHGMIIQGRARGKHYGAAAVGKPDKRELEVCRELGRRTAKLAYKLKHGGEK, encoded by the coding sequence ATGTCCAATGAAATAAATGTTCTAATTGTCTACGATTCAGGAACTGGTAATACCGAGAAAATGGCCTTCGCTGTTGCAGAGGGCGCAAAAGAGGTGGAAGGAGCCAAAGTAACGGTTAAAAGGGCAGATAAAACAAAGCTTGAAGACCTGCTTAAAGCAGACGCAATCATAGTGGGCTCTCCAACCTACTATGGGCAGATGTCATCAAAGATTAAAGCCTTATTCGATAAGTCGGTTGAAGTTCACGGAGAACTTGAGGGAAAGGTAGGCGCAGCTTTCACAAGTTCCGGCGGAACAGCAACAGGAGCCGAAACAACTCTTCTTTCAATAATTAAAGCTATGTTAATCCATGGAATGATAATTCAAGGAAGAGCCAGAGGAAAACATTATGGAGCCGCAGCAGTTGGGAAACCGGACAAAAGAGAATTGGAAGTATGCAGGGAACTTGGGAGGAGAACGGCTAAGCTCGCTTATAAACTAAAACATGGCGGCGAAAAGTAG
- a CDS encoding sodium-translocating pyrophosphatase: protein MELVFITLSAGVIALVSALFVALKMLRKKIGTKEMVRVHEAIKEGAKAYIHKQFKIITPFIIVLALILGFSLQSPFPGLTFALGAFLSAFAGYVGMIVAVNANLRTAEASRSSLKEAFKTAFHSGAIMGLTLTGIGLLGVTVLYLFCGEDPSRIIGLGFGASLTALFARVGGGIFTKAADMGADLVGKVEKGIPEDDPRNPAVIADQVGDNVGDIAGTGADVFQSYICTLIAAILVGFQEGMKVGGLEKALEWSFFPIVIMSVGVFASIFALLLIRVDKDRTLIVVDQGIFAASLFVVAASYFVTNFVFEGNLNPFYVIVVGIVTVFLFAFFTEYYTLHGYSPVKAIANSCRTGAATNVLMGLAVGLESTAIPIIVFCVAIFLSYQISGLFGISLLSIGFLSITAIIMSMSAYGPIVDNSQGIIKMAHVKDEKASENAHTLDSIGNTAKAICKSYAVGASGLAQVALFSAFIEAANLNSINLMNPQVIIGAIIGGMTTFLFSSFLFKAVGKAAFEMIAEVRRQFKEIAGLAEGKADPNYVKCIDISSKSALKGLFAPAAISIIVPLAVGFIFGAEAVGGLIVGNIATVLPMALLLMNSGTAWDNAKKYIESGELGGKGTPAHAAAVIGDTIGDPFKDTAGPSLDILINVIGSIALLFAAMF from the coding sequence ATGGAATTAGTGTTCATAACGCTATCTGCTGGAGTGATAGCATTAGTCTCCGCGTTGTTTGTTGCTTTAAAGATGCTGAGAAAGAAAATAGGAACGAAAGAGATGGTGAGGGTTCACGAAGCCATAAAGGAAGGGGCGAAAGCATACATTCACAAGCAATTTAAGATTATAACTCCGTTTATAATAGTTTTAGCTTTAATTTTGGGTTTTTCCCTGCAAAGTCCCTTTCCCGGATTAACGTTTGCTTTAGGAGCTTTTCTTTCGGCTTTTGCCGGCTACGTTGGAATGATAGTTGCAGTTAACGCCAATTTGCGGACAGCAGAGGCCTCCCGTTCAAGCCTTAAAGAAGCCTTCAAAACGGCTTTTCACAGCGGCGCCATAATGGGTTTAACGCTCACTGGGATAGGTTTACTGGGCGTAACAGTTCTTTACTTATTCTGCGGAGAAGACCCCTCACGAATAATCGGTTTAGGCTTCGGAGCCTCTTTAACGGCCCTTTTTGCGAGAGTTGGCGGTGGAATATTCACAAAAGCAGCGGATATGGGCGCAGATTTAGTTGGAAAGGTTGAGAAAGGAATACCTGAGGATGATCCGAGAAATCCTGCGGTGATTGCGGACCAAGTAGGTGACAATGTAGGTGACATTGCTGGTACAGGCGCTGACGTCTTCCAATCATACATTTGCACGCTTATAGCAGCCATCCTCGTCGGATTCCAAGAAGGAATGAAAGTTGGCGGACTAGAAAAGGCGTTAGAATGGTCCTTCTTCCCAATAGTAATTATGTCTGTTGGGGTTTTCGCCTCGATTTTTGCGCTTCTACTTATCAGAGTTGACAAAGACAGAACCCTAATCGTGGTTGATCAGGGGATTTTTGCAGCAAGCCTTTTCGTAGTGGCGGCTTCATATTTTGTTACAAACTTCGTTTTTGAAGGGAACCTTAACCCTTTCTACGTCATAGTTGTAGGGATTGTAACTGTTTTCCTTTTCGCCTTCTTTACGGAATATTATACTTTGCATGGTTATTCACCGGTTAAGGCAATCGCTAACTCTTGCCGAACTGGAGCTGCTACCAATGTTTTGATGGGGCTTGCAGTAGGTTTGGAAAGCACAGCAATCCCAATAATAGTTTTTTGCGTTGCAATTTTCCTTTCTTATCAGATTTCTGGGCTTTTCGGCATCTCCCTACTTTCAATTGGCTTCCTTTCAATTACTGCTATAATAATGTCGATGTCTGCTTATGGGCCTATAGTTGACAATTCGCAGGGCATTATTAAGATGGCGCATGTTAAAGATGAAAAGGCTTCTGAAAATGCTCACACCCTTGATTCCATTGGAAACACTGCAAAGGCAATTTGTAAAAGTTATGCTGTTGGAGCCTCTGGTTTAGCTCAAGTAGCGCTTTTCTCTGCTTTCATAGAGGCCGCAAACTTAAACAGCATTAATCTTATGAACCCCCAAGTCATCATAGGAGCAATAATCGGCGGAATGACAACTTTTCTGTTCTCTTCATTTTTATTCAAAGCCGTTGGAAAAGCAGCCTTTGAAATGATAGCTGAGGTCAGACGGCAATTCAAAGAGATAGCGGGACTCGCCGAGGGGAAAGCCGACCCAAACTATGTAAAATGCATTGACATAAGTTCAAAATCTGCATTGAAGGGACTTTTCGCTCCTGCGGCAATATCGATAATTGTTCCATTAGCTGTAGGCTTCATATTTGGAGCTGAAGCCGTCGGCGGCTTAATCGTTGGAAACATAGCTACAGTCTTGCCTATGGCCCTTCTTCTAATGAACAGCGGAACAGCTTGGGACAACGCCAAAAAATATATAGAATCTGGAGAACTGGGAGGAAAAGGTACTCCGGCTCATGCAGCGGCAGTTATAGGCGATACTATCGGTGACCCGTTTAAGGATACGGCTGGTCCTTCACTAGACATTCTCATAAATGTTATAGGTTCAATAGCCCTACTTTTCGCCGCCATGTTTTAG